A window of the Bacillota bacterium genome harbors these coding sequences:
- a CDS encoding 2Fe-2S iron-sulfur cluster-binding protein: MVALRIKEHPIVACLARRKVTFFFEGRPLEGYEGEPIAAALHAAGIRVLRES, from the coding sequence ATGGTTGCGCTACGCATCAAAGAGCATCCCATTGTTGCTTGCCTTGCGCGCAGGAAGGTGACCTTTTTCTTCGAAGGCCGGCCCCTCGAGGGTTACGAGGGTGAGCCCATTGCGGCCGCGCTCCATGCGGCGGGCATCCGCGTCCTGCGGGAGAGC